Proteins co-encoded in one Malus domestica chromosome 09, GDT2T_hap1 genomic window:
- the LOC114827099 gene encoding G-type lectin S-receptor-like serine/threonine-protein kinase At4g03230, with translation MLPAVTYLLSNFSNKCVVRNYPKIFSSPSKNSTIKNIEIPPRSEYNYTRLVISITGEIQFLTWIDYTKQWNLYWSAPRDNCSVFNACGNFGSCNDNNMPFLCKCLPGFKPQYLQQWNSGDFSGGCTRKSLLRGDNKNDTFLSLKKMKVGNPDSEINVDNETECRNVCLNSCRCMAYSHTISETNSHRMEAHAPTSLCRIWNVGDLNNLEEEYTNTGQDLYVRVALSDLESTVRDCKPCGTTIIPYPLSTRLGCGDPLYFRFKCNYFTGQVSFVGLNDALFRVISINSSTRRFFIQGFHTENVAHVRSAELFIVEENKSLLFLVLDQIRRRQFHSERRVKELIDTSEFKEEEGIDVPFFDLQTILDATDNFSNANKLGQGGYGPVYKDRHPRAHGSLLNDSLGVRWCKWQSIGGGDTHSPAATAIS, from the exons ATGCTTCCTGCGGTTACTTACTTACTATCAAATTTCAGCAATAAATGTGTTGTTAGAAATTACCCCAAGATTTTCAGTTCTCCGAGTAAAAACTCCACTATTAAAAACATAGAAATTCCTCCACGATCagaatacaattatacaagGTTGGTGATTAGTATTACTGGAGAGATACAGTTTCTGACATGGATTGATTACACAAAGCAGTGGAATTTGTATTGGTCGGCGCCAAGAGATAACTGCAGTGTGTTTAATGCTTGCGGCAACTTTGGCAGCTGCAATGATAATAATATGCCGTTTCTGTGCAAATGTTTGCCAGGTTTCAAACCCCAGTATCTACAGCAGTGGAATTCTGGAGACTTTTCAGGTGGATGCACAAGAAAGTCCCTATTACGTGGCGACAACAAGAATGATACCTTCTTGAgcttgaagaagatgaaagtgGGAAACCCAGATTCAGAAATCAACGTTGACAATGAAACAGAATGCAGGAACGTGTGCTTAAATAGCTGCCGGTGCATGGCTTATTCACATACTATATCTGAAACCAATAGTCATCGAATGGAGGCGCATGCGCCTACTTCATTGTGCAGAATATGGAACGTGGGAGATCTAAATAATCTTGAAGAAGAGTACACCAATACGGGCCAAGACCTCTATGTTCGTGTTGCGTTGTCTGATTTAG AATCAACTGTGAGAGACTGTAAGCCTTGCGGCACAACCATCATCCCTTATCCCCTGAGCACAAGACTGGGTTGCGGTGACCCTTTGTACTTCCGTTTCAAGTGCAACTACTTCACAGGTCAGGTTAGCTTTGTGGGACTGAATGACGCCTTGTTTAGAGTTATTAGCATAAACTCAAGTACCCGGAGATTTTTCATCCAAGGCTTCCATACCGAAAATGTAGCTCATGTCAG ATCTGCAGAGTTGTTCATAGTTGAAGAGAATAAATCTCTTCTATTCCTTGTATTAGATCAAATAAGACGAAGACAATTTCATAGTGAAAGGAGAGTCAAGGAGTTGATAGACACAAGCGAGTTCAAGGAAGAGGAAGGTATAGATGTACCATTTTTTGATCTGCAAACTATACTAGACGCTACAGATAATTTCTCAAATGCAAACAAGCTTGGACAAGGGGGATACGGGCCTGTTTACAAG GATCGTCATCCTCGTGCTCACGGTTCGCTTCTCAACGACAGCCTCGGAGTGAGGTGGTGCAAATGGCAGAGCATCGGAGGTGGAGATACTCACTCGCCGGCCGCCACAGCGATTTCCTAA
- the LOC139198546 gene encoding uncharacterized mitochondrial protein AtMg00810-like: MVVTGNDPEEKATLQKYLSSEFEMKDLGALKHFLGIEVARSQQGVFLSQRKYVLDIFPEIEMLACKPADNPNELNHKLGEYPDQIPTTKERYQQIVGKLIYLAHTRPDIAYEVSMRTNSAEEYDRSMHGIIELFNAEIQSV; this comes from the exons ATGGTGGTTACAGGAAATGATCCAGAAGAGAAGGCAACACTGCAAAAGTATCTATCaagtgaatttgagatgaaagatctcggTGCCTTAAAGCATTTCTTGGGCATTGAGGTGGCCCGCTCACAACAAGGAGTATTTTTATCACAACGGAAATATGTTCTTGATATTTTCCCGGAAATTGAGATGCTAGCATGCAAACCAGCAGATAACCCAAATGAGTTGAATCACAAACTTGGTGAATATCCTGATCAAATACCTACCACCAAAGAGAGATATCAACAAATTGTTGGTAAGCTAATATATCTTGCAcatactagaccagatatagcaTATGAAGTCAGCATG CGGACAAACTCTGCAGAGGAATATGATCGATCTATGCACGGAATCATCGAGCTTTTTAACGCAGAAATTCAATCTGTGTAG
- the LOC103411260 gene encoding zinc finger protein CONSTANS-LIKE 2-like (The RefSeq protein has 1 substitution, 1 non-frameshifting indel compared to this genomic sequence) yields the protein MKNCELCRLPARIFCESDQAILCWDCDAKVHGANFLVSRHSRSLLCHGCQSPTPWKASGEKLGHTFSVCESCVLPDGGRDDDDESQGGNDEEFDSDNDEIDDDDDDDDDDDEDVDFDEDGDNQVVPLSSTATPPPPTSSASSSEQSATAFNNGDGGDSKTATAVTLKRFRETASDLRSQIADLDRSCPHQRCGSAKAARAGPSERNGGATSVDSSRPRKDRRIDLNRPASPS from the exons ATGAAGAATTGCGAGCTCTGCCGGCTTCCCGCGAGAATCTTCTGCGAATCGGACCAGGCGATTCTGTGCTGGGACTGCGACGCCAAGGTTCACGGCGCCAATTTCCTGGTGTCTCGCCACTCCCGGAGCCTCCTCTGCCACGGCTGCCAGTCTCCCACGCCGTGGAAGGCCTCCGGCGAAAAGCTCGGCCACACTTTTTCGGTGTGCGAGAGCTGCGTTCTCCCAGACGGAGGCAGAGACGACGACGACGAGAGCCAGGGCGGCAATGATGAGGAATTCGATTCGGATAACGATGAGATTGACGACGAcgatgacgacgacgacgatgagGATGTTGATTTCGATGAGGACGGGGATAATCAGGTGGTGCCGTTGTCTTCGACGGCGACGCCGCCTCCGCCGACTTCAAGCGCATCGAGCAGCGAGCAGTCTGCGACTGCTTTCAACAATGGTGATGGAGGTGATTCCAAAACCGCCACCGCCGTTACGTTGAAGCGATTCAGAGAAACCGCGTCGGATCTTCGCTCCCAG ATCGCCGATCTCGACCGCTCATGTCCTCACCAGAGGTGTGGCTCCGCTAAGGCTGCTCGAGCGGGTCCGTCGGAACGCAACGGCGGAGCCACTTCGGTTGACTCATCGAGACCTCAAAAAGACCGGAGAATCGACCTAAACCGGCCGGCTTCTCCGTCCTAG
- the LOC103429072 gene encoding G-type lectin S-receptor-like serine/threonine-protein kinase At4g03230: protein MMFSMFVSYAVAVLLCSSHSVCVRYATDTITYDTPITDGVESGTLVSSGGRFELGFFSPSPTGTQRYVGIWYHQLSPRTVVWVANRESPVLNSTSTGILALQDGNLHVLDITGKSYWSTTAETSKSLTQTVTLMDSGNLVLSSADDKLAVNTLWQSFQNPTHTFIPGMVMNKSLELTSWRGEGDPASGKFIFKQDPVGENQYVISKSKSKLEPILYWKGGERATDTFYSFDQMLPEVTYFLSNFSKKYAARNSSYKSSGIHTRLVINITGEIQFWTWIGSTKQWNLYWSAPRDNCSVFNACGNFGSCNDNNIPFLCKCLPGFNPQSPQRWNSGDFSGGCTREPALCGDNKNVTFLSLKKMKVGNPDSELNVDSETECRNRCLNSCQCKAYSYAKSENYSQRMDAPTSCRIWGGDLNNLEEEYTDAGQDLSVRVALSDLESTVRDCKPCGTTIIPYPLSTRLDCGDPMYSRFKCNVTDQVNFVGLSKTFRVVSINPSTQRFFIQGFQPKNVEECDRKNREANRQINPSFPFKVISLCNAYLGMFSSVLSSGGPNVVEMGWELPMEPTCTTSADCRDWAHSICNPARDGKKRCLCKTNFRWNDLELRCTQDHTRRKLPLSLMIVAVLLSVIFLACIVISIYTWRRNMTNKQDQIRRGQFDSERRVKELIDTSEFKEEEGIDVPFFDMQTILDATDNFSNENKLGQGGYGPVYKGMFLGGQEIAVKRLSRVSGQGLQEFRNEVVLIAKLQHRNLVRLKGYCMKGEEKILLYEYMPNKSLDSFIFDHAKSMVLNWEMRFSIILGIARGLLYLHQDSRLRIIHRDLKTSNILLDEEMNPKISDFGLARIVGGKETQANTNTVVGTYGYMAPEYALDGTFSVKSDVFSFGVVLLEIISGKKNTGFYQSEQTFSLINYAWRLWTENKVLDLMDKTLDEGCNKNQFIQCVNVGLLCVQEDANDRPAMSNVITLLDNETATSPSPKQPGFLTRRGKSSTASSSSKLEAISEITTSIVEGR, encoded by the exons ATGATGTTTTCCATGTTCGTTTCATATGCAGTAGCAGTCTTGTTGTGCTCATCGCACTCAGTTTGCGTTCGCTATGCTACAGATACAATAACATACGACACTCCAATTACCGACGGTGTTGAATCAGGGACTCTTGTTTCATCTGGAGGAAGATTTGAACTCGGATTCTTTAGCCCTTCACCTACAGGAACTCAAAGATATGTTGGCATATGGTATCACCAACTGAGTCCGAGGACAGTGGTATGGGTTGCCAACAGAGAATCCCCAGTTCTCAATTCCACCAGTACTGGAATTCTTGCACTCCAAGATGGTAACCTCCATGTGTTGGATATTACTGGAAAGAGTTACTGGTCAACGACGGCTGAAACATCCAAGTCTTTAACGCAGACTGTGACTCTCATGGACTCCGGGAACCTTGTTCTAAGCAGTGCCGATGATAAGTTGGCAGTGAATACTCTGTGGCAGAGTTTTCAAAATCCAACTCATACATTCATTCCTGGGATGGTAATGAATAAAAGCTTGGAGTTGACTTCATGGAGAGGCGAAGGTGACCCGGCAAGCGGGAAATTCATCTTCAAACAAGATCCAGTTGGAGAGAACCAGTATGTCATCTCAAAGTCAAAATCAAAATTAGAACCGATTCTATATTGGAAAGGTGGAGAACGGGCAACTGATACATTTTACAGCTTTGATCAAATGCTTCCTGAGGTTACTTACTTCTTATCAAATTTCAGCAAGAAATATGCTGCTCGAAACTCTTCTTATAAAAGCAGTGGAATTCATACAAGGTTGGTGATTAATATTACTGGCGAGATACAGTTTTGGACGTGGATTGGTTCCACAAAGCAGTGGAATTTGTATTGGTCGGCGCCAAGAGATAACTGCAGTGTGTTTAATGCTTGCGGCAACTTTGGCAGCTGCAATGATAATAATATTCCGTTTCTGTGCAAATGTTTGCCAGGTTTCAATCCCCAGTCTCCACAACGGTGGAATTCTGGGGACTTTTCAGGTGGATGCACAAGAGAGCCCGCATTATGTGGCGACAACAAGAATGTAACCTTCTTGAgcttgaagaagatgaaagtgGGAAACCCAGATTCAGAACTCAACGTTGACAGTGAAACAGAATGCAGGAACCGGTGCTTAAATAGCTGCCAGTGCAAGGCTTATTCATATGCTAAATCAGAAAACTATAGTCAACGAATGGATGCGCCTACTTCGTGCAGAATATGGGGGGGAGATCTAAATAATCTTGAGGAAGAGTATACTGATGCGGGCCAGGACCTCTCTGTTCGTGTTGCGTTGTCTGATTTAG AATCAACTGTAAGAGACTGTAAGCCTTGCGGCACAACCATCATCCCTTATCCCCTGAGCACAAGACTGGATTGCGGTGACCCCATGTACTCCCGTTTCAAGTGCAACGTCACTGATCAGGTTAACTTTGTGGGACTGAGTAAGACCTTTCGAGTTGTTAGCATAAACCCAAGTACACAGAGATTTTTCATCCAAGGCTTCCAACCCAAAAATGTAGAAGAATGTGATCGTAAAAACAGAGAGGCTAATCGGCAGATCAATCCATCATTTCCATTTAAAGTAATCAGTTTGTGTAATGCTTACCTGGGTATGTTTAGTTCTGTACTGTCATCCGGAGGTCCTAATGTAGTGGAGATGGGTTGGGAGCTACCAATGGAACCAACCTGCACAACATCTGCAGACTGCAGGGATTGGGCACATTCAATTTGCAATCCTGCACGAGATGGAAAGAAAAGATGCCTGTGCAAAACCAATTTTCGATGGAATGACTTGGAATTAAGATGTACTCAAG ACCATACGAGAAGAAAATTGCCATTGTCTCTGATGATTGTAGCGGTGCTTTTAAGTGTGATTTTTCTGGCGTGCATCGTCATTTCCATTTATACATGGAGAAGAAATATGACCAACAAACAAG ATCAAATAAGACGAGGACAATTTGATAGTGAAAGACGAGTCAAGGAGTTGATAGACACAAGCGAGTTCAAGGAAGAGGAAGGTATAGATGTACCTTTTTTTGATATGCAAACTATACTAGACGCTACAGACAATTTCTCAAATGAAAACAAGCTTGGACAAGGGGGATACGGGCCTGTTTACAAG GGAATGTTTCTTGGAGGCCAAGAAATCGCAGTGAAAAGGCTATCAAGGGTTTCAGGACAAGGCTTACAAGAATTTAGAAATGAGGTGGTGCTGATTGCCAAACTTCAACACCGAAACCTTGTTAGACTTAAGGGATATTGCATGAAAGGAGAAGAAAAGATCTTACTCTATGAGTACATgcctaacaaaagtttagactcCTTTATATTCG ATCATGCAAAAAGCATGGTTCTCAACTGGGAGATGCGTTTTAGCATCATTTTGGGAATCGCTCGAGGGCTTctttatcttcatcaagattctAGATTGAGGATCATTCATAGAGATTTGAAAACGAGCAACATTCTCCTAGATGAGGAGATGAACCCCAAAATATCTGACTTCGGTTTAGCGAGGATTGTTGGAGGCAAGGAAACTCAGGCAAACACAAACACTGTAGTTGGAACTTA TGGTTACATGGCTCCGGAGTATGCATTGGACGGAACTTTCTCAGTGAAATCAGATGTCTTTAGCTTTGGCGTGGTTCTTCTTGAGATAATCAGCGGAAAAAAGAACACAGGCTTTTACCAATCCGAACAAACTTTCAGCCTCATAAATTAT GCATGGAGACTCTGGACAGAAAACAAGGTGCTGGATTTAATGGACAAGACTTTGGACGAAGGTTGCAACAAAAACCAGTTTATCCAGTGTGTCAATGTCGGCCTCTTATGCGTACAAGAAGATGCAAACGATCGGCCTGCCATGTCAAACGTTATCACCCTGCTTGACAATGAAACTGCAACCTCTCCATCTCCTAAACAACCAGGGTTTCTCACAAGGAGAGGCAAATCCAGCACAGCTTCTTCTTCTAGTAAGCTAGAAGCTATATCTGAAATAACCACCAGTATAGTAGAAGGTAGATAA